A genomic segment from Oncorhynchus clarkii lewisi isolate Uvic-CL-2024 chromosome 12, UVic_Ocla_1.0, whole genome shotgun sequence encodes:
- the LOC139420947 gene encoding uncharacterized protein yields the protein MTSDLAWIIRACLFQVCLWRACLCKANDCMHNELLTEMVERLPKGYLFRVNKSEETFVAKALSRFYGENCKEDFECKDYTEDKTNSTVCYLLTCLHGKEPECVSDVTYSLADVELVSLKGFKCLVEDAFNQKYNLSQEQEDECADVFVDAVRCQKATTLDTKTPTIYTTTLPTINYKTSSIPPKTSSSTTPPPSSLTSSTISNSNMESQEQQLQRKVISVSTLLAISLIANILLLGVVIFRTRGRRQHEGVSLAMPELTVLNAVEVNHLMQNDNGDALQH from the exons ATGACAAGTGACTTGGCATGGATCATCAGAGCTTGTCTCTTT caggtGTGCCTGTGGAGAGCCTGTCTGTGTAAGGCGAATGACTGCATGCATAACGAACTTCTGACAGAAATG GTAGAACGTCTGCCAAAGGGCTATTTGTTCAGAGTGAACAAAAGTGAG GAAACATTTGTTGCAAAAGCCCTTAGCAGGTTCTATGGGGAGAACTGTAAGGAGGACTTTGAATGCAAAGATTACACTGAAGACAAAACAAATTCTACTGTATGTTACTTACTGACCTGTCTGCATGGGAag GAACCTGAGTGTGTCTCCGATGTCACATACAGTCTAGCTGACGTGGAGTTGGTCAGTTTGAAAGGCTTCAAGTGTCTGGTTGAAGATGCATTCAATCAGAAATATAATTTGTCACAAGAACAAGAGGACG AATGTGCTGATGTTTTTG TTGATGCAGTGAGATGCCAAAAAGCAACTACActtg ATACAAAAACTCCAACAATATATACAACCACGTTACCCACCATAAATTACA AAACATCGTCGATCCCGCCCAAAacgtcatcatcaacaacaccaccaccatcatcattaacaTCGTCAACAATATCAAACAGCAACATGG AGTCACAAGAGCAGCAATTACAAA GGAAGGTCATATCAGTCAGTACATTGTTAGCTATCTCTCTGATAGCTAATATCCTCCTTTTGGGTGTTGTCATCTTTCGGACCCGGGGGAGACGCCAGCATGAGGgcgtg TCTCTTGCCATGCCTGAACTGACCGTATTGAACGCAGTAGAGGTAAATCATCTGATGCAG aACGACAACGGAGATGCTCTGCAGCACTGA